The segment AGTGGAGAGGCACTTTCAATGGCTGTATTTTTCTCTGCAAATGGGCGCAGCACATAAGGCCGGGGAACAGTGAGGTGAGAGTAAGTGAGGTCAGGAGTGAAGAGTGGACAGCGTGATGTAGGATACTCAGGTGAGCGGAGAAGACCATCAGGTTTGCGGAATCTGTCCCGAAGGTGTATCTAGCAGCACACAAACAGGCAAATAGATATAAGCAATGCACAACAACAATCAGGCCATCTTACCCAGACAAGGAAAGGAAGTGACAATAAAAGTTCTGTTTCTACATTTGCTAAACTAGGCTGGAACTTATAAATGATGTCTTGGCTCGCCTGTTGAGTATTAGTGCAGTTAAACATTTCAGTGAAATTGACACATGTAGCATACAGATTTTGGTAGAGTTGGTAAACTACTCAATTGATCTGATGCACTTGATGAATTAAACCTGTATTATTGCAATATTATTCTTGATTACTGATAAGATTTTGATAGGGTGTCACCATTTTATTGAAGCAAATGCAAGTAAAAAGGAGGATAATAGAAGCTACATAATTTGTAACAGCAACTGGTGTCACTATAATAGAGCCTCAGAATTCCACCTAAGTTCCTAAAGGGTTGAGACTGGACTTCACAGTTAATACCAGTAATTCCCTTACGAGTCTGACACAAATTTGGTGCATACAGatttcatattattttgtcaTGGATCCTCCACAGGTGTGAGGCAGACATTCTGGACACTAGGTGCCAGGTTTTTGTCAGAGACCAAGGCAGAGACAGGAGACTGATATATAGAACAATGGTGACATTATGCAGCATGTCACGGTACCTGTGCCTCGAGAGCCTTCTTGTAGACATCAGTCTGATCATATTTGTCTTTCAAGTACTGCTCCCTCTGTGCTGCCAAACTGCAACATCATTGAACACATACATGAAAACTGTATACACTTCACCCTGCACATTACAAAATAGCACATAAACACTGTATCCACTGTAGTCTTCACAATACAACACATCATGTACACATGAATGCTGTGCACACTTTACAGTACACATTACAATGATGTGACCGGCATCAAGAAATTCTCTCAGGtgattgaagtgagtgagtgaatgagcatcGTTTTACACCAATATCATGGCggctgacaccagaaatggtcttcatcagggtcttctgcatgatgagccatcgctttaaccaccatgCTACCCCAGCTACCcacaaaatgactgaaatgtttatgaaagCATGACAGCAATGATCAAACAGTGAAAGTACTGCTGAAATTTTGGGACATATTTTGGTACTTACTCTTCTGCCAGCTGCACTTGTTCCAGTCTCTCAAAGAAAGCCTCATCTCCATTACGCTTCTGTTTGGCCTGTTCCTTCATATCAACCTGGAACATGTTGTCTCCCTTGTCACTTTGATTCTTGGGATAGTATGCTATTGAATCTAGAATCTTGGTAAGGTTATAATCAGAACTTTCCTTACAATGATTGGCTGATCCAAAAGAGCACTTGGCCATGTGTTTCCACAGTACAACACAGGCACCACAGTACATCTGTACTGGGGGCATTATTTATGCAGGGGCAACCCAACAACAGAATAGCACTTTCAACCACAGAACACTTATGGTATTAGTGTTTCTTTATCTAAACACTGACTTCCCCAAAGGTTCTATCCAAGGAGGTAGAACAATGCATATTTGATGCTTATCCTtgtacatgcatgtatactCCTCTGGTCTGTTTCATTAGAATATGGATGTGCAGTGTTCCTGTTCTCCAGTATATACCAGTTTTTGACTGATATAAATTGGCATGATCCGGTATTTTCAACTGCCGTCGGTAGCTGCTGCTAGTAAATTTTTCATTGCATTGAGTTGCCTTTTATCGGTAAATTTAATATAATTgcagttaaaaacaacatcttgGCACATTTAGATATCGACTTTAGCACACTGCGCATATGCAGATCAAGCCATGCTATAtgattggctgatacagacAGTCGCACACTGCCACGCCCTGTTATCTATTTATAGCCATAGCCAGTGGAAATCATTGTAGTGAAAAAAATGGCTTCCAGTGGTAAAAAGGAACAGCATACACTGACAGGGTTCTTTTCGGGAACaaataaaatgcaaaataaaaGTCAAACATCTAATCCAGTGGTTAAGGGTATGGAGAAATATGGCAATGTTTTTTTCCAATTGTGACATAACAGCCCCATGccttttcttttattttgtcatatttacgTAATCAGAAAATTATCATAAAAAGATATCTTAAATAGTACATATAGACACCCATTTTCTGTTATAAGATGCTTTCCACTCGCTAACATGACACAATAGTGGAAAATACCTCCGTTTTATAAGCTTCGTATGAATAACATGCAAAGCAGCTGGCCAGTATCGTTCGATAGCTGTGATTATCAACTATATGACTGTAACCTTCTGATTGCCTCAGCATGGCATCGAATCAATAATTGTATTTAATGTAGGTCTAATGGACATAttctcaaacaacaaacaacacacagcACACCCTGCAACACATTTATGGACAGTATTTTGTTATAAATACTGATTACTTTCTCTCCATATAAAAACTGGTTCAGCAGGAATTTTCAGACCCTGTCGGCATAAGCCACCGGCAACTTTCAATACCACTAGGAAATATGTGAATATGTGCTCATTCTACCTCAATGTACAATCATGCAAATATTTCAGCTACTTCATCCCAGCATCATAAGCTTAAACAGACTGCATAACAATTTGACCATTTTGCCTTTTGTGATAGCAAATCAAAAACTGTTTCAATATAACCTGTCAGTTCCTCACTGATCATGAATCATCATGCCCTCTTTTCAAaagttattttgaaaaaatgcaATTTCTGTGTTAACCATTGTGTTTAAACTCGGAAAACATCCTCTACCATCACAGAAACCTTGGTAGAATGCAGCTGAACCAGTTCAAAACAACAGTAGTCGATTTCTTTTGAATGTATACTGGCCATGAGGCCTGTGAACACTAAGTTCTGTTACCTGTGAGGCCAAATCTTTGAAGTACTCCTGCTGCTTGGGGAACCGAGGTGGCGTGAGAGGTCTTCGTTGGAATATGTAGGATCTCTGTGGATGGAATTAATCGTTTAACTGACAGGAAAATACCACAAGtaacacatttttttctgatttttgcTTTATTGCTGCATTACTCCTGCTTAGTGTCTCTTTTTGGTTGgcctgtttgttgtttcacatcgcactcagcaatattccagctatatggcaacagggtgtaaataatcaagtctgaaccagacaatccagtgatcaacagcatgagcatctagcAACACACCAATGATACAATGGCATatatcaagcaagtcagcatgcctgaccacctgatgctgttagttgcctctttcaacaagcacgtgatactgaagatcagtttttaCCTAGATCTTCACAAGTCAGTCTATACAATTTTAATGATGACAAGCAACAATTGATCCACTCAGGGTACAATTACACACAGTAAAACCATATCATTAAGCCTGAATATATGATATATTCAATTCCTTCTCACAATCAATTCTAATGTGGAATGCTGTCATCAGAACATTCACTTTACCCAGTGGTGCATATAACACTGTGTCTGAACTTACTCACAACAGCCACACTTACTGGATGAGTTTATTTCCaagtttcattgtaatcatTTCTTTAGTTCCACACAGAAGATGATGAGGGACACTTACATGGAAATCTGTGTCTCTGGCCTTTTTCTTTTGAATAGTAGCATCTGCTACTCCAAGATTGAAGGCAGCCATTTTCTGAAGGTCCTGTCTCTTGGACAAGTTGTTCTCCTGAAATAAGATGctaaacatgaaaagaaacaGTTTCAGGGCACTCAACAGCCATCATAAAGTCTGAAACAGAAACTGTACAAAGAGGCTAGATTCATTAGTCAAAACTGGCCCAAAACATCCCTAGACCTTTGATTTTTAACACTAGGTTATGACAAAGATGCCTTGacaattttttttatcttgtttgtttttgggggtttaatgccacattcaaCACTTCAGATACATAACAGCAATAagtagaccagacaatctagtgacagATACCTATGAGGAATGATCCTTAACTGTAGTGGTGTGATGATACGCAATCAACCAAGTCtcagagtctgaccacctcacAGTTACCATTTGTGACCAACACAGGTAAGTGGGAaccagggccctgtttcacaaagctcttgtaagCATAAGATCTCAAAATCTTTCTTGTAGCAATCATACATCCTTAATAATGTCGCAACAATGACTTTAGATATGCGTAGTGCTACAaaagctttgtgaaagggggcTCTGTTCTTACCCTGGATTTCCAGGGGATGAAACTGAACTCTAGTTATACTGACATGTTCTGCAATGGTTTGTTCTGCGTCCTTCATGGCCTGGTACTGCTGCAACAATCTGTCCTCCTCCACCTCCCGACGTCGACGCTCCTCCACAAATGATACAGGGATGTTGCGTCGAGCCCGCTGATGACACAAATAACACAGCTCCTGTCCAGCATGGGGATGGCCACAACTTGCACTGTGTTGGCGTGCACGGTCCATGGCAGTCTGGTCAAAAGTGACCCCTCTCTCCAGGGGAGCTAACTGCCCTGCAGACATTGGCTTGTCAACCACTGGAGGCTGAGGCACAAACCTGAAGTGTTggggaaagagtgagtgagtgaattcactTTAAGTgcactttgaacagtatttcaactaGTGTCCAGTGTAATGGAATTTAGATCAGGGTACAGGAATCCTAGTGATAAACCAATCAAAAACTCAATCATGGGGAATTTTTTTAAACTATAAGGATATCATAATCAAAATTAGCACCGCACCTCACCTCACCGCAAACTGGAAAACAATCCAACCAAAACGTTTTCAAGTAACTTGTTAAACAAAATATCCTCGGCAGTTGGTGCAACTATATACCCCTGATACTCACCTGCTATGTTTAAAATGAGAAACATCTTTTTCTTTCTGAAAACCATTTTGCTTCAGCACTACTAGGTAACTGAAAAGATCAGTGAAAGATATCTTATTACTAAGATATCATGTCATGGATTGTACCAATTCTACTTACACATCCTGTAGTGGAGCAGGCGAGGACTTGGTGAGGTTTGGTGGTGTTGGCGGTTGGGAAGGTCTAGCCGACCCTATTTGTAGATCATCTAGTAGACACATTCCACTTGCCTTGGGAAGCGGCATTGTCATACGTGATGCTGATCGTACCGGACCTAAAGGTTTTTGGGGTGCTGTAATAAAAAAGAGTGTTAAAGATGATATTTTAGCATACCAAactagcaatatcatgaaatGTTGAAATCATTATGATATCTAACATGTGAAGTTTGGCTGAACAGATTACATACTGCATAAAGTTCCCATCAAGCACACACTATGATTAATGGATGACATCATTCATTCAAACCACACTGATCCACAGCAGACAAAGTAGAGTGGGTTATGTTCTGATTTCATTGTTCATCATACATTTGCATATTCAATTTTCTACCTAAACAATTGTATTTCATCCTAACAAAGTAGTAAGCTCAGGATAGAAATCCATATTCTAAGTACTGTCTCCTAATGGACTCTCACTGTTTGAACACAATGGGTTCCTGGTCCATAGCGAAGGTACAGCCTAATGACATACTGAATTCAAAAAATGATTTTCCATTTCCAAGTTGTTGCATACAAGTTCTGAATTGGAAATGGATTTCATCAAGCATTCATATGGAAAATTGTAAGTCTATTGTCATGAAATCACAAGTCAtaaataacatcagactgatgtACATTTCCAAACTCCATAATAGTTAAGGTGCCAGCTCAGATATGTGAAGATACATCCTTTGTCATTTTAGTGTGTTCTAATAAGAAAGGATTTAGTCTATTATATTACTGCAACAAAAGGTGTGCTATCTTTCAGCCTGAACACACCAATCATCATCCATcaatacatgtgtacaccatAATACCACAATCTGGTGTTCTTTTATCTCTGTGTAATGAAACCTTTAATACTTCTTCCCTGAGAATCTGTTTATAGCTAATCACTGTGCTTAGTATGCCCTTGACAATAAAATCcaatatttttcacaacctgTGCAGGAAAACTTATTATAAATTGACATTTCTTTCACATATATTATAACTACCAATGTAAAATAGAATATATCTAAACTTGCAAAACGACCTAAGGACTGTAATGATTGCAATACAGTGTACATACTAATTACTATTGTATGTTCTGACTCCCACAGAAGAATATGAACCATCACTTATTCagaatatttcaacaatgtGTATGTGACAACGTGTGTCCCAGTACACACACTGGGTTATTGAAGACACCATTGATTTGTTGCCATCAGGTTCTGGCATCCAAGAGAGATGTGAAGAGAGTTGATGAAGCATGTCATGGCAGGCCATTATGTCAACACTCCCACATGGCAGGTAACTGTCTTCACTCACAACTAACATCAACCATGTTGCTAGGGAAAGCTGTGTGACAAGATCAAAGCAACAACAACCTATAGTTGCCGTTTTTAACCAATATCCATCAAATGAGAGAAAATCAATCACCATGTTTTAACAATAAACAACTTAAATAGAAGACTTTTTCCAACAAGAAGTTGcatccataaaatgtgtcatACATTCATGCTCTTCCAAACGTTAACTTCCTATCGAAGACTTTCATAAACAATTCATTTTGAGTCCTAAGTATTgatatttaacatattttctgCAATTGTTCCTTTAATGACATTCCAGAAGCACAAGAACATTTGCAGTTATTTAACTTTCGTAAGTAGCTAATTGGGCTAATATAATTCATAACACAGGTTGATTTTTTATACAAAACACAACCTGAGATTTACTCAAACAAAACCTGGCACATCAACTAAATagaatttcttcattttccaAAGGTTTCATTTACCACACAAATATGTTGCCAGTTTAGGCCATTAATTCCTGTTCCACCTTTTTCCACTAACCAATTTGCTCACCCAGCTTTAAAAACATCTTATGTCTCTTCATGATGCTCTACTGCAAAGATACAGCTTTAAGAACAACAAACTAGTAAAATCATATTGAACTACACAATTAATAAACTGTATGGAACCACTATCTTTAATGTGTCCATTTTGTTTTGTAGCTACATCAAAATCAATATAAACTCAACATTGCTTAGAAACAGCGCATCCAACACATTGATCTTGTCAAGCCTTACCTACATGTCAGTTATGCTGGAATATGGATTTTTTATCAAATGTCAGATCTTGTTATCTCAACCCTGACCTAACTGGGTTCCCAATATGGAACTGTTAATCTGGGTTTTCAGGGTGTCTCACTAAAATTAACCATTAAAGTAGGTTCTCATGGTGTCCACCAATACTTAATTGTTACACTGGGTCATTAGTTGTCCATCAACACTGCCATTCTCAGGGTGTCCACCAACACTTCACTTTCAATCTGGATTCTTAGGgtgaacatcaacatttaaactgttaatcttgGTTCTCAGGGTGTACATCAACATTTAAGAATCACATTGGGTTCTAAGGGTGTCCACCAACACTTAAACTGCTAATCTTGGTTCTCAGTGTGTCTGCTGACATTAAACATTTAATCTTGGTCCTCTGGGTGTGCATCAACATTTAACTATCACATTGGGTTCTCAGGGTGTCCATCAACACTTATACTGTTAATCTTGGTCCTCTGGGTGTCCATAACACTTAAATGTTAAGACAGATTCTCTGGGTGTCCAACAACACTTAAATGTTAAGCCAGATTCTCAGGGTGTCCATCAACAGTTAACTATCACATTGGGTTCTCAGGGTGTCAATCAACACTTAACTCTTAACCTTGGCTCTCAGGGTGTCCACCAATGCTGTATTGCTAATCTGGGTTCTAAGGATGTTAAACTAAACTTAAACTTGTGTTCATTTCCCTTTTCTCTAGGAAAGGATTAAGAACAATTTGTGAATCAAATTCATGACAAGACTTGTAGTTTGTTATCATTAACTCAAAACATTTTTACTATGTACTGGTACTAGTGACTGAATAAAGTCAGCAAAGACTGTTGGTAATCAGCAACCGATACATCAAGAGAGAATACATTGTATTAGCAGGTTTTAATGGCACTACAGTTTGTAACACCAAAATAACAACTGGGCAATAGGTGGCATCATGATAACCGTTCACAACTAAACATGAATATCAACACTTCTTTGTCAAACCTCTACTGTGAAACACACAGGGGGGTTGTAGGATTCAGAAGCTGTAGAATCAAACATAAACAATCACAGGTCATCATATTTGGGAACTGTAGTCACTAACCAACCATTCTGGAGTAGGggtaaaacatttttcaaaaataattcagTGTTCAATCATTCTGCTTTAAAATCGGTTCATAGGCAATCATGATTGTCATCTACAAAATATTGTATGATACTCTTTATTTGCCTATGTGTGGCTCTCTCAATTTAAATCATAACACTAAGACTATTTAACCCAAGTGAAAACTCTTGCTTCATATCCAAAAAATAATGGGAGGAATTTCAAAATTCTAACATGACATTAGACCCTCCCATCTTACACACAAAAGATATCTAACCAAAGAAAACCAGTAATTAACAGTACTTACTTGTTATGTTGAAAGCCATATCTATTTAACATTAACAAAACAGAAAGTAACTGGTCGCTTCGTTTCCTCAGCTAGCTATCATCTGTCACACATGATGCCAACAAACATAGCAGATACTATGACAACAGCAGTAATCTCGTTATGTTCTCGTACAAAATACATTAATATTTAATTAGCAGTATGTTCTCATTGAATGCCGAGGAAGACATGCATGAATCATTGAtcacaaaaaaaacaccaaTACCTCAAGTGGTTAGTGATTGTTGATGCCACTGCTCTGCTTCACCGTTTCCTACTATCCTGTCTGAGATAGGTAGTGCCAGAGTCGTTAATCGATCGACGTAAAGTGGCAGTCATGTGGTGATGGAGGGCAACATATAGGTAACACGCTTCTACTGTATTTATTATGTCATACTTTCTTATCAATATCTTCTCACTCTGAATACAGCAATCAGTTATTCATGAGATGGCAACAACAGCATGACATAATACAGTCTCCTCATTACTATTGTCCATTATGTAATGTTTAGGACTAGTTTAGATCAGGTGAAAATACCTGTCATTGCCGTATCTTAAAGGTGTGAACGTATGGACTGATTTACATAATACTGATAATTATGTAATCAGATCAATGAAATTATGTGAACAAATATCAGAGATAATGTACATTTAACAAAGGGTATATTTGAGAATACACTTTTTAACTAAAGTACAAAGTCTAGTACATTCTTGATGTTCAGCTCCATCCCAGGTTTAGACCCACACTTACAGAGTAAGGCAAAAAATCCTCTGCACAAAGTCAGTGACTAACCCGTTAAGCCACCAAGGTTTTCACAAATATGGAAgtctgacaactgtaacttgGTCGTCTAAATCATATTCTTTGTTTGCCCACAGACATGAGTAATTTGTGATGCTTCCCATGGTTGACAGGCATTGTGTATTTTGCAAAAAGTTATGTATTGATACAAGCAGCTTGTGGGATATTTCCAGCATTTTGTATTGATCAGCAAGATGGGCAATGAATGATGTGTCTTGTGATCTAAACACTGACAACAAGCTTCCTGCCACTGACAACACAGAATAACAAGATAGATAACCATTGTAATCTCACAGTGGTATTTTGTTGCCTTGGTAGTCAAACATCATTTGTGGAAAACCTGTTTTGACAGACTACCTCTTAACACTTTGTTTGAGTCCAaattaaatatgaaatgtgaacaaactaaaatcaatgAAAAGCAGTGTTTGTTCACTTATTCTTCAAATCTCTCATTTTTCTCTTTTTGTCTTCTGCCTACTTAACTTTTTCAGGACACCATATGAACATAGGAGAGATCTGAATCTCTTCTAAAACCTTCTGACCAGTATTTTGAGGCTAAAAATCCATAACCTGCacattaaacacacacacccagATAGGCACTCATGCTTAGTACCAGAGTTTTGCAAAATCATTTAgtacttcaaaatatatttctagattttcttttcaaatataaCTGATCAATTTTATCAAAAAAGTTGTGGACCACATGAGCTGCATCCAAGAACTTGGACATGTGACAATCTGCTCCACCGTTCATTTAGACAAGCAAAGCTAACTTTTTCTCTAAAGACCCATAATACAGTTTTACACAAAATTAAGGCTTCAGATTATTTGACTTATGTATACAAGTGAGTTACCACATACAATACCTAAAAAGTTCATTATGGCCATAAACAAAATCTTACGTTTTGAGTGACTGCATGACTGTTCCTCTGCAGGATTTTTTTATCAGTTACATTAAGAGCATGTCAGTTTAAGATGTGGGAGACAAACCAGATGTCACACAATCTTTAGTCCTGTAGCATTTGGAGAAATCCATCAGCATGGTGCAGACAAATCAAGAATCATGATTAGGGGGAAGGGGACTCAACCCTACACGGCATTCTGCCATCAGCAAGGGAGAAAACTCTGTTCACTAGACTACAGGACCAAAGACAACATGTCCAACATATCCCCCAACTAAGTCTGAGAGACAAAAGTATCTGATGCCTACGAAATATCTGACAATGACTCAACACTTACCATCAGAAGTGTCTGGTCCTAGTTCAGCATTAGTCATAGTGTTGCCTGCAGGCTGTTCATCACCCTCATTAAGGATGTTGTCGATGGCGGCAGCAGTGTGGATGTCTCCAACAGTGTGTTCTTCCATGGCTACAGGGTGAAGCTGGGCCTGGTTCTCTGCAGCTTGGATCTCCATGGCCTGGTCTTCTGCTACAGCTGCTGCCAAAACATCAGCAGGAATATCCCCTCCCTCCTCAGCAGAAAAGGGGTCTGGGGCCTGGTCTAGGGGGTCCCCAATCAGTCCAGGGCCATCTCCTTGATTATCTGCGCCAACCTCTTCAGTCTCTGCTACTGGTTCAAGACATCCTGCTATCAAGGCATTGCTGTTCGATGCTGTGATTCTATagaaaatgttttagaaaatgCTTTATTGTGTTATTCACCATATCACATGGTTTCTCATGGTTTCCACATTCTACTATTATGTCCTTAAGAACTGATAGTACATAATTTAGCACTTTTCCCCAAAATATCAGATACATAATGCCAATGGGTAGTGGAATTCATAaggcaaaatgaaacaaacatctaAAGACACATGAAAATATAGACTGAATAGATCACACAGAATAGAAAGATAGGAAGAGAAtaaaaatctttaaccaaaaaTACCAGTCAGTCTCAAAATAATAATGTAAGGGTATCACAAGAAACGCAAGACAGATGATTCAGATTTTaactgaaataaacaaaatataacatgctaccatgttaaaatgtatatattcatatacattATTACAAACACCATATGACCCATATATAGAAACAACAACAAGGGTTAAGAATGGTGTATATATGTGCTGTAATGTAAGATGCACAGGAACATGTAGCTGTAGaagtatttaaaaaaatgcatttcaagCATGCATTCCAGATTTATGTGATCGATGGGAGATAAAAGATGATTTTGTTTTCGTGTAcagggtcggtggggtagcctaatggttaaagcattggaacatcacgctgaagactcgggttcgatttcccacatgggcacaatgtgtgaagcccatttctgttgtccaccaccatgatgttgctggaatattgctaaaagtggcatcaaACCATACCCAATCAATTTTGTGTACAGCTATGTATTCTTGTGGTTAGAAGTGTGACCACCACGCCCACAGTggggcagacagacagacagagagacagcaCACTGAAGCAAGGCTAGTAGTGAAGGCTGAGTGCATGCCACATTCAATAGTACCTGTTATTACCAGCTCCACTGAAACCAGAGGATCACACATTCACCACACGGTGCTTGTATACATGTGCAGTATAAGCATATATACAATAGGCCGGTATATACTGCCAGTGTCAGCCTGTATATGTTTGTCACCATGGTTATTTTAGAGAATCCAGTATTATATCCAGTTATATATTCCTGTCAGTATTAGACATTCCACACTCTCAGACATGTCAGATATCTTGTACCCCAAAACTGATGAGAAAGTTAATAACTCCATGTTTATCCTAAGCCAGAAAAGACATGCAGTTAATTAGTTAAATACTAAGACCAGTCTACCCTAGGCAATCACTGCTGAAAGTAACCTTTGGACATTTCATAACAGATTATTAATTtgttatcattttttaaatcatGAGAAAACATACTTTTAGACGAAGGTTGTTACCTTGCACAGATATTTCCTTAGAAATGTTTCTCATTTCCCTGCATGAAACAAttattttctatatttttcaaaacgaaATGATTCATATTTTAAAAGTATGCTTTATGTTTTCAGAATGCTTCATCACTGCTGAATTATTGTTGTGTAACGCCAGTCAGTTAGGAGCATATCCATGATACATCATAATTATTTTCTGTAGAAGATGCAGAATGTGGAATTAGTAAAGTAACTTTTTGAATTTTGAGTTTGCTACGTCCAAGGCTGACCTTGTTAGGAATATATGTTGATTAGTGTCACAAGTCCACCGCAAACTCATCACCATGGTTACACAACTTACTTTGGAAGGACAAGTGTGTTGCTGGTGGGTGGTCGAGAGAAACATCGTTCCGATATGACTGAATCCACAGTGCCCGGGCGCTGCAACATACAACAGTATATTTCCTTACCAGCAGTTTAACAAGAAAAATATCTCTTTATTTCTCTTAGCTAAGAAGGAATAACCCATTTTATTTCGAATTCTGaatattaacaaatatttcCATAACAGGTCAGGTGACCTCTTCCTAATATGCCCCTCAACATGCTCAAACGGTAAGATTCCATAACTCTGCATTAAAATTCAACTGGAGGACTTCAGATCTGTTCTTAAACATTTTACATGTGTTTACTTACCAAGGAAGTGTAAACTTACCtcataaaaaaaatagaaatgatGACATGAATTCATGATGATTGCATCAATACATCAAAGATTAAAACACATACAATTGTTCCCCAAAACATACATCAAAACTTCAAACTCTTCATCAACTACCTTTAGGCCTGAACAgttgaattattttgaaaaacatatatcCTTTGATTCTTGAAAGCTTTAGGACTATACAGAATATAAACTCTAAAGCAGGGGAAACACCTCAAAACGGATTGAATCAATGTGTATGTTCAGTTAGGTGATAATGTCAGAATTAATTACCTTCAGCGGTGGAGAAGATAAAGGGGAAGTATATTATATATCACTACAGAC is part of the Haliotis asinina isolate JCU_RB_2024 chromosome 6, JCU_Hal_asi_v2, whole genome shotgun sequence genome and harbors:
- the LOC137288125 gene encoding coiled-coil domain-containing protein 81-like isoform X1, whose protein sequence is MTEAMQGLLADAKKGRYSSIRDSLSEDDVASVWENVSTFLDKQMSQQKGVQLPVLGTFTFSQKKLDIGNNKFVLIQRPVFNISEKFAQTHGLQFTKYHVPGQIPVVPLNFAALSFETPFDRDTVESCVKEILNAVSRAVGARRNVELTFTGIGRLSIRENRVKMKFFKEFVRHMDGSGKLVDALQNRPGTVDSVISERCFSRPPTSNTLVLPNGAGNNRITASNSNALIAGCLEPVAETEEVGADNQGDGPGLIGDPLDQAPDPFSAEEGGDIPADVLAAAVAEDQAMEIQAAENQAQLHPVAMEEHTVGDIHTAAAIDNILNEGDEQPAGNTMTNAELGPDTSDAPQKPLGPVRSASRMTMPLPKASGMCLLDDLQIGSARPSQPPTPPNLTKSSPAPLQDVFVPQPPVVDKPMSAGQLAPLERGVTFDQTAMDRARQHSASCGHPHAGQELCYLCHQRARRNIPVSFVEERRRREVEEDRLLQQYQAMKDAEQTIAEHENNLSKRQDLQKMAAFNLGVADATIQKKKARDTDFHRSYIFQRRPLTPPRFPKQQEYFKDLASQVDMKEQAKQKRNGDEAFFERLEQVQLAEDLAAQREQYLKDKYDQTDVYKKALEAQLRFKPVPIPSCEPDSEVFGKNDMNNEKMAERRRRAHNLFREQQDFVAQKKRDIILKRLSEQKEEEETLSRTRKELLDDRANRHHMRFMSRRRLEEDWSKSADMKRGRELEDRLRSLSPGILVHEQCDKYHRCRQCLRQLRNCGESNIWSESRYIPGSRLMV
- the LOC137288125 gene encoding coiled-coil domain-containing protein 81-like isoform X2, with the translated sequence MTEAMQGLLADAKKGRYSSIRDSLSEDDVASVWENVSTFLDKQMSQQKGVQLPVLGTFTFSQKKLDIGNNKFVLIQRPVFNISEKFAQTHGLQFTKYHVPGQIPVVPLNFAALSFETPFDRDTVESCVKEILNAVSRAVGARRNVELTFTGIGRLSIRENRVKMKFFKEFVRHMDGSGKLVDALQNRPGTVDSVISERCFSRPPTSNTLVLPKITASNSNALIAGCLEPVAETEEVGADNQGDGPGLIGDPLDQAPDPFSAEEGGDIPADVLAAAVAEDQAMEIQAAENQAQLHPVAMEEHTVGDIHTAAAIDNILNEGDEQPAGNTMTNAELGPDTSDAPQKPLGPVRSASRMTMPLPKASGMCLLDDLQIGSARPSQPPTPPNLTKSSPAPLQDVFVPQPPVVDKPMSAGQLAPLERGVTFDQTAMDRARQHSASCGHPHAGQELCYLCHQRARRNIPVSFVEERRRREVEEDRLLQQYQAMKDAEQTIAEHENNLSKRQDLQKMAAFNLGVADATIQKKKARDTDFHRSYIFQRRPLTPPRFPKQQEYFKDLASQVDMKEQAKQKRNGDEAFFERLEQVQLAEDLAAQREQYLKDKYDQTDVYKKALEAQLRFKPVPIPSCEPDSEVFGKNDMNNEKMAERRRRAHNLFREQQDFVAQKKRDIILKRLSEQKEEEETLSRTRKELLDDRANRHHMRFMSRRRLEEDWSKSADMKRGRELEDRLRSLSPGILVHEQCDKYHRCRQCLRQLRNCGESNIWSESRYIPGSRLMV